From Triticum aestivum cultivar Chinese Spring chromosome 7B, IWGSC CS RefSeq v2.1, whole genome shotgun sequence:
CGTTATCGTATCGCTGATACACTATCCAAACCAGCGTCACCAAGTTTTATGACATGGTTCGTCAGCTGGAGGCAAGATGGCCATTGCACGCGACTGAGAAAGAGATCATAAGTTTTGCATcctcttgctcaacttgttgattTATTCGTTCACTCAATGTTAGTCTACACATTATGTAGCCTGCCCACGCTGTCGTGGTGTACCACAGGACAGAGGGACAACCATTTACGTACAgttggatgaagctgaaggggGAGTATGTGCGGGAGGGCATGGTCCGTTGATGAAACACTTATTGGACATCCGGTTAATTTAGTCGAATTTGAGAtattgttgtactagacttaatttgcatgctatgtatggatgatttgtgctattttctatctGGACTTTGATGAATATCAGCCGTCTTACATGAATTTTGTTCGGTTAGTTCAAATACGGGTTGAAATTTATGCACGCAGCGTTGAacacggatgcgggaggaaatttgtgggTCGCAGCTGGAGATGCCCTTAAAAATGCTCCATAGTTGATCAATGGGGACTCTAAGGTTGATCAATTTTAGAaagttataaaaataataatttggAGGAAATTGTACCATTCACGCGAAGCGTATTAACAAGAGTCAAGGCCTCCAGGACTCCTGTCCACTCCCTGACTCCCATGAGGCCATATGCGTCAATCATTCCAACATATTCCTCGCGCCCAAGTTGCATTGCTGCATCGATGTGACCCACGCCGTCGTGCTCCGCATCGATCTGATGCGGCGCTAGCACTAGAGTCCAACCTTAATCAGCCCACCGTCACCTTCCCCGCCGGTCCTCGGCATGCACATTAGTCAGCCCATACAGCTCGAGTTCAGGCGTCCAGCCAATCACTGCCCTCCCCGGAGCATCTGCCGCCATATGCAACCACGAGCTAGCTAGCCGGAGACACACACCCACGCCCACTATATATACGCTCCCATGTCATGCTTCCCTTCTCATCAAACCATCAGTACGGTCTTGAGTCTTCTCGTCTACTAGCTCGTCGTCAGGTATGGCCGCCACTGCGGTGAGGTGCCTGCTCATGGCTGCCGCTGTCTTGGCCCCGCTTTTCGCCGGCTCCGAAGGCGCATTTCTGTCGTCGAAGTTCTACGACCGGAGGTGCCCGAGCTTGCAGACCATCGTGCGGTCGGCGATGACGCAGGCTGTCGCGGCGGAGCCGCGGATGGGCGCGTCcatcctccgcctcttcttccatGACTGCTTCGTCAATGTGAGCGAGAGTACACTGGTGCCATTTCCTCGGTTAATATAGCGTATGTCTGTAGTATAGTTGATTTGCTGATCGCGAGGTGTTTTCTTGCGCAGGGCTGCGACGCGTCCATCTTGCTGGACGACACCGCCAACTTCACCGGCGAGAAAAATGCGGGGCCGAACGCCAACTCGGTGCGCGGCTACGACGTCATCGACACCATCAAGGCCCAGGTCGAGGCGGTCTGCAAGGCcaccgtctcctgcgccgacatcgTCGCCCTCGCCGCACGGGACAGCGTCAACCTGGTAATCAGTTGCTCTGGTTCATCCCCGATCCATGCACCATTGAAAAACTTGCTCATCAGTAAGATGATGGGATACAATGCAGCTCGGCGGGCCGACGTGGGCGGTGCAGCTGGGCCGCCGCGACGCCCGGAACGCGAGCCAGAGCGCGGCCAACTCCAACCTCCCGAGCGCGGGGTCCAGCCTCGCCGGCCTCATCGCCACGTTCGGCAGCAAGGGGCTGACGCCGCGGGACATGACGGCGCTGTCCGGCGCGCACACCATCGGGCAGGCCCGGTGCGCCACCTTCCGCGACCGCATCTACAACGACACCAACATCGACGCCAAGTTCGCGGCGCTCCGGAAGCAGACGTGCCCGCAGACCGGCGGCGACGCCACGCTCGCGCCCATCGACGTGTCGACGCCGACCTGGTTCGACACCACCTACTTCGAGAACCTCGCGAACAAGCAGGGGCTTTTCCACTCGGACCAGGAGCTGTACAACGGCGGGTCGCAGGACGTACTGGTGAGGGTGTACATGCGCAACCCGGATATATTCGCCCTCGACTTCGCCAAGGCAATGGGGAAGATGGGGAGCCTCATGCCGTCGGCGGATACTCCCACGGAGATCAGGCTGGACTGCAAGAAGATCAACTAAGGTCAACAGGATCGGAGGATGAATCTGTGGTGTCCAGTCCGGACGAACTCGCGAGGCTATCTATGCTCACAGCTTCACTCAGAGCACACTGAACAGCCAAAAGGGCCGTTAGCAGATATGGAACTGCTCCCATTTCCATTTTGTTGCTGGCAATTGTAATGATCAATTAATCAAGATTCTTTTCCACGAGGCTGGGGTAGATGGATTAGCCTGAGATCGCACTCAATCCGATTAGCGAGTATACTCCAACGGAGCCTACTGACACATCAACAGCACTATGACAGACGTCAAACTGCTAGTAACAATTTAAAATCAAACTTGCTGCATCTGATCTGTTAGAGCATGAACAAAACACTTAATTTACCTGCGTCCAGAGCCAGTCCCCCAATTATGCAGTGCAAGTTGCCACGCACAGATCGAGCGCGACATGCGTCATGGGCACGGCGTACAGCCCCAGGTTCCGCTGGGAGCAAACATGCGCGCACGGTGGCAGATGACAATGGCAGGCGGCCGGGCCACTTGCCGGGGACGAGATAGAtgcccgccgcctcggcctcgggtTGTCTCGTCATGTGGGAGGGTACCTAACTGTTTGTCGCGGATCCGCACGTTTGCCTTGAGTCAGCTGGCCCTTCCCCCCGCGCGCGCCCGGCCATTTTGCGCCGCCGCGCAAGAAGAAACTGGCCGCTCCCTGTTGTTCCGTGCCTCCGCGGGGTCGGTGATCACGGGGCGCCGTCGCGTTCGGCGGTTGGCGGCCATGCCCTGCCGGCTGCCGTGTCACTGCGTAGCGGCGTGTGTCTGAGGAAAACGACGCCGCGGGCATCCTATCCTGAAGCCGGATCGGTGAGCCCTGGGTTGGCGAGCTAGGCCGCGAAACGTGGGTAGAGTGCTTCATATGAAATGGCAAGTGGTGCATCCGACGGAAGGTGGCAGAGGAGATTCGGTCATGTTTGCTTCTCCACGCGGTGGTCGTCACGGCGGGGATCTCTATGAGGATTCGGTAGACCGAGAGGACAAGTTACCGGAGATGTTTTGTACCTATTCTGTGCGTTGGTGGgcatgttagggcatctccaacggacCCTATTTGTTCGCGGAGATAGTGATGTGGCCATCCAATCGTGTCTGCATCCATTTCAAAACGAATTAGAGCAAATTAGACGAATTTCATCAAAACACGATGGAATTCACTAAAGTCCGGGCATCATTTACGTAAAACGGATGATATTTTTTTTCTTTAACTAAACAAAAAAACTAAGAGGCTAACTTGTAGTGGACGGTGACCTTGTACGCGTGGCCGCCCTGGCCGGCTGCACTGCCATCGTCGTCCGTGTTGCTGTCGTTGTCGGAGTAGTCCTTCCTGCGACGGAACGGCGCGGGGGGCACAACACCCCTGCCCGGCCGCCACCTGGCGCTTGCGAAGGAGTTGTTCTGCTTCCTCCCACGTCGTGCGGAGGGCCACCGCGGCAAATGCCGACCCCGGCCGTGGTGTCCTGGCGGCAGCCTTGCCCCTACCGGTGACGACAGAGGTGTTGCTAAGAAACCACTGCTCACCGATTCTGCGAGCTCCCCGtcgaggcggcgccggcgccgcGCGGTTGTATCCGTGATGGTGGTGGACCACTCACGGGCCCAGGCCTCCGTCGGTTCGGGGTCCTCACTGACCAAGGCGGGCGCCCTGTCGGACTTGACGAACGCGAAACGGCGTGCCGCATTGCGCCGCTCCTGCTGCGCCGCCTACCTCGTCGCTCTCTCCTCAGCCAGCATGATGGCCCGCGACGAGGAgcagccactgtcggtgtcaaaatcggcagatctcgggtagggggtcccgaactgtgcgtctaaggatcaaaggcaACAgggggcaggggacacgatgtttacccagattcgggccctcttaatgggggtaataccctacttcctgcttgattgactttgatgagtataggggttacaagagttgatctacctcgagatcgtgatggctaaaccctagatgtctagcctgtatgattgtgattgcctctacgaactaaaccctccggtttatatagacacaatagggaactagggttgtacagagtcggtttacagagaaaggaagatgcatgatccgaacgccaagcttgccatccacgcaaaggagagtcccatccggacacgggggaaggtctttgaTCTCATATCTTTAgggcccattagtccagcccatatcacatagcccggacgcccgaggaccccctagtccaggactccctcagtagcccctgaaccgggcttcaatgacgattccAGCGcacagattttcttcggcattgcaaggcgggttccttctccgaatactccaaagcagtcttCCGCACATAAGAGCTGTATCCGGCCCTGCTTAACACTTACAACCCTAAGCTGTAAAGGCAACACTACTTAAAGCAAAATAAGTTACGTCCACGAGCAACTTTTTCGGCgagacgttatgttctggccttgttattattttgaaccattttaCAACCCTCGCTTCATGTTTTGAGGCACgaccattgacacgtcttgtcaaagcagagatcgtgtccccttatcacgggattctcatcaatgcgggtttggataatccaaccgtgtcgttcgcacgtctccttgggaataggcgaggtttaaggctcattagggggtgagggagtccttgattaacgggacctcggacagccggactatatgcatatgccagactgttgggctatgaagatacaagatagaagacttcgtcccgtgtccggatgggactcgcctttgtgtggaagacaagcttgccgattcagatatgaagattcctttctctgtaaccgactctgtgtaaccctagccccctccagtgtctatataaaccagagggtttagtccgtaggacgaggacaatcataatcataggctagcttctagggtttagcctctacgatctcgtggtagatcaactcttgtaatactcatatcatcaagatcaatcaagcaggaagtagggtattagctccatcgagagggcccgaacttgggtaaacattgtgtccgccgcctccagttaccattagccttagacgcacagttcgggaccccctacccgagatccgccggttttgacaccgacattggtgctttcgttgagagttccactgcgtcaccatcataaggcttgatggctccttcaatcacctATAAcaacgtagtccagggtgagatttttctccccggacagattttcgtattcggcggctgcgcactgcgggccaactcgcttggccatctagagcagattgacagctacgtccctggccatcaggtcaggtttggaagcttgaactacaccgccgacatcctcggagacttgatcttcgacgattCGAACCCATGACAGCCGCACCCTGCCACCatgacgaacatgacctaaatctgtcatcaaacTGTgtgcaggagatagcgcctgtaaccgccctggccctagatccagagcagattgcgccatccgagggtAGGAGGCTGGACCCCACCACGGAAACCAAAGACTCAATGGTGTTAGAGACGAACACAGGTCCAACCTCTAACGAGgcatgtgtcatcggaacctcggactcgtctccggccataggctccgaaccgcgtgtatccgcgcccatcgaacctgaCTGGGCAACAATCTTGGAGTTCAACTCTGTTGACATCTTCCAACAGCCACCcttaggcgatgtgttaaactcattaaattCCCTCTCCTTGATAggggattcttggccgaactatgtccggcttgagtgggaagcggacgacgaagaacttcgttacccacccaccacccagttgatagccactgtcgacgacttgaccgacatgcttgatttcgactccgaagacatcgacggtatggacgacgataccggagaagaacaggaaccaccgcccacagggcgctggacagccattgtcggtgtcaaaaccggtggatctcgggtagggggtcccgaactgtgtgtctaaggctaatggtaacaggagactggggacacgaagtttacccaggttcgggccctctcgatggaggtaataccctacttcctgcttgattgatcttgatgatatgagtattacaagagttgatctaccacgagatcagagaggctaaaccctagaagctagcctatggtatgattgttgttattgtgtcccacggactaaaccctccggtttatatagacaccggagggggctagggttgcacagagtcggttacagagaaggagatctatcatccgaatcgccaagcttgccttccacaccaaggagagtcccatccggacacgggacatagtcttcaatcttgtatcttcatagtccaacagaccggccaaagtatatagtccggttgtccggatacccccttatctaggactccctcagtagcccctgaaccaggcttcaatgacgacgagtccgatgcatatattgtcttcgacattgcgagGCGGgctccatctctgaatactccaagataaattccgaacacaaggaccatgtccggctctgcaagacaaatttcacataccaccgtagagagaacattaatccatgaatctaatctgctgacagctctttgtagcgtgacatcacgccacggcccggctcttattcgaaccgtttttacaacCAACTaccacacatattgcgaggcggtttctttggcacgtcttgtcaaagcagagatcgtgtccccttatcgcgggatcttcatcaatacaggtatgggtaacccaaccagcgccattaaccgaggcgcttggaaaataagagatttcgagaggcaagtggggaggcgcacattcttTCACtgtctttataaagggataaggattccccgttttcacccacgccttcttactcctttgctcatccgttctcgcatTCTCGAGCCCTaccgcccaagttctcaccttctccgtaagaCCATTTGcagcatgtccgaagcgggaggcaagtggatggcctcctctgtcatggagGAGGATATCACCAAgtttcgggcggccggatacctggccgaaaacatcgcgcacaggcttccggcggagggacagatcacccccaccccaaagtctcgggagagagtagtattcctccctcatttcatccgcggactaggatttccactccacccgttcgtccgcgggcttatgtattactatgggctagacttccacgatctagccccaaattttgtcctcaacatctcggcgttcatcgtcgtgtgcgaggccttcctccacatcagaccccacttcggcctgtggctgaaaatcttctgcgtgaagccgaagattattagcggccagcaggcggagtgcggaggcgccatgatgggcaagatgcctaatgttacatggcttgatggctcctttgtggagaccgtgaaagggtggcaatcagggtggttctacatcaccgagccgcacaaTGCCAATTGGGTggtggcccccaaattcagatccggaatccccatgcggctcacctcttgggagaagaagggcctggcctggggcgaacctgtgGAGCTAACCGGACTCGAGATCTGCAtcaaaagtatgagggacaagaacatcaagcttgtcaacgtggtccaggtcatgctcgtccgtcggtttctcccgtgtcaaagatgagctttcaatatgtgggagtttgatccagtCAAACACCAGACGCTGCACAAGCTTTTCGGcacgatgcataaggacgtctggaaggtgttgttcaagaccggcgaagCTCCTCCTCCCATTTTCGAGGACCGCAGGCTTAGTGCAAAGCGccttgccaatccggtaagtcctctaACCATCAAAAGATATACCTGTCCCAGCATATTTGcgggaggattttaagtcaccatgctgacaaaacaggattacgtgaagacggcggagcagatcgactgtccggctccgctgcccgaagacccagcgacCGCACTCCTAACAAAGATGCTGGCTCTGGCgtcttacaaggtgccggagaagaaggccgaaaagaaggccacggggaccaggaaaggtctcggGCGCGAGGTTGCACCGGACGCCTCGCCCGAAGACGATGAGGCgtactcctcccacgaagggggggggggaagaagaagaaggccgccccatccggggaggccgtaGGGTCCAAGAGGGCGAccgcggggaccagaaaaggtctccggcgcagGGCCGTGATTGGCTCGTTAtccgaggatgacgaggaagaTTCCTCCCACGGAGACGAGGGGAATCATGAATAAATGccccctccccgcactggggaggagaagaaaaggaaggccacctcGCAGGAGGAGGCCAGGACGCCAAAGAAAGGGAAGGCatcccttccggatcactccaccactgccgcctatagcgaagaggagtggctgcccaggcgCAAGCCCCGGGCGAAGTTGTGAGTATCCGCATTCTGTAATATTTTTGCGCGACTCTGGTTCGTAATAACACCGGACacgtgtatgcagtccggccaggtccaaTCTCGGGGCATCttcctcggatgggtccttgagtgcgCCGGAGAtggattcactcccgacggccacctccccacgacctgcggatgacaccgaggtgttgtcccaaaggatatcAAAGCAGGGGGCGACGCTTTCAGAGATGCTCCAAGGCAAAATCCCAAACGCTgggcacatggggggtaagatccccatggattatgcGGACGAGAGCCGCAGCGAGTCTGGCTCACCGCcggttactgcaccggagccttcaCAGGTTCCAGATTCAAGCGAGCAGCCCcgcgctaaggagggcgagccggccgtactgatgacctccgtccaaccggaggcgtcggTTGATTTGCTGGAAGTGCTACACagtgcttccatcgatgaagagcaccgtactctcatgggtatggtgattgagaaggttcggtccgccaaaagtggattgaccgaagcctgcaccagccttctaacaagctttgaggtaagtaaaaagcgtgagaaaatatcacccaatagacagtagcccctgatactctgtttggtgttcggaaagaaaaagccaaacggagggtcaattattaaTCCGCAGGAGTCTGACAGTTGTTGTCTATGGTAATGAGCAGGCGCTGCTGCTGACCGCCGCTACACACACAACAGAGGTTGCGGGACTCAGGCAGGACCTGGGGCAAGCCACagaggagctcggcctcgtgaagaggcagctcgaggagaacaaaggtaagtgataccccattCATGTGTAGGGAAGaaaaattggtgatgctaacaagaagcatcatgatttttaataggggcggcaaccgaagtggcaaccctgaagaaAGCATTGTACGCAGCTGGAGCCAAGGCAgccacagagcgcaccgagcgtgagaaacaagatgctcgggtgggggaggtacagcaagagctccaggagttcggcaagaagttcgagtccttggagcatgacttcaagacacaagcgtccgagcttgccaaagccctcgagagtgcaaaagatgccaaggtcgaagcccagaaggccctccaggagatccaagcGGCCAAGAAGATAACAACGGGTAAGacatttattatgcaaagcaagcatgtggaggagacatttcttttactcacctgcattcggagctctccaggggcattcacagatctgccacacagcatatcagatgccgcaaaGTTCTActgtgccgaagaggggagctcgacggagaagctattctggtcccagtataccGGAGCCGAACACCCAGtatctctgagtgaccaactgaagcagttggtcgaactccaccgggcggccgaattggccatgaaggacctcatagttcggatgtggcctggcgagcccctgcccgatagctacttcggccttataaagcggatggtaagtgcctgcctgcggcttgaggttatcaagcagtccgtctgtattgagggtgcccgccgggcctttgcccgtgcgaaggtgcattgggccagattggacgctgagaagctggtgaaggaaggacccccagagggtaaggagcaccgctgccccgagaaatattatgacgGCGTCATGAAAGGCACTCGCCTTGTGGCTGATGAATGCCCCAAgaatgtaatctttgagtaaatGAACTCGTGTCATTTTTGTAATATAAGAACAAGTTTGTGTACGCTATATAAcattttgttgatttaaaatattaccttctgtgcggccgtttataaaattctgagagtaggccagtcgtcggctttcgcccccatgtagctagtactggggtgttcgtggaaaacccaaacactctttatccaagttcttggtcctttaaggaggtgttcggcgcagcgaacgaggcaatcggactatacaactttataactctcacttggccatagaagtctataattttaaatttcggcgaagcccctggtattcagaaggccgaactggggcgctatacatgcctaaatcggacaaggccgattcctcgccttaagcggaaaaaatctttaaggatttagtacctctcgaacagcgaccagctctcgccgcatcatgacagtcactttttggctttctctaccgaggtacTTGTCCGGAAGAACCTGGACACAATCActgtagttctccctgcgctaccttagccgatataacggaacgtaaggtaccaaaacaagggagccgggctaacccaactattgaccaaagacatgattcggagttgatgcatataatgctataagttcggggtgccgcactgtcgaaagtgttcaaacttttattgccatattatggggctcaATAGAAAGCCCCTGGCAAACGGATCGTACCAAAGTGTTCGGATCCAAcattaaataaatattcaagggaaagtatgaagatagtaataagaagctgatgTTGTATACTATTTCCCATTTATTTAGATAATACGGCAAAGtgtatgtgtacaattaatgcattaaggaaagaaaaaataggactatttgacatgtcctatccaagggcaggctgcatgcgggtatgtaaaaacaggtataacgatcattgaaagagaccacctgggtattcccttgtgtgcaaagcctcttTCCTCCTTGGTGTTCCCCTCAGTGATGAGTCCAATAGTCCGGTTTTCTGAAGGGGcttcccgaaagtagggtcctgaaaagaAAGAAAGTTGAAGGATGTGCGAGCCTCGTGGGGGCTGAACAGCACAGTGAAATGCATCGTCGACTTGCCTCCgcatatgcccatggtattttgagtgcgtagttgtgtacatGTGGCACAAATGCCTCCTCAATGGGGCTAttgcggaggccgaattgctaatcgagctcttggtgCGCCTGACCATCCTGCTGCGGGGTGCTCTGGTCTCTCTTGATGGTGTTTGGGGTTGTTGTTGCCGAATGGGCTGTCTGTCAAAGAATGTTGTTTTGTACTTCGGCTgcaagggctgcagtatgctcttccggttggagggagcggtctgtgtttcTGTTGACAGTTATAACCCCGcggggtcctggcattttgagcttgaggtatgcatagtgcggcaccgcattaaatcgagcgaacgcagttcatcccagtagtgcatgatagccactacggaaagggacgatgtcgaagattaattcctcgcttcggaaattatctggagatccgaagaccacttccagtgtaattgagcccgtacagcgggcctgtacccctggaattacacctttaaaggtggttttggttggcttgatccgtgagggatcgatgcccattttgcgcactgtgtcctgatagagcaggttcaggctaccgCCACCGctcatgaggactcgcgtgaggtggaatccgtcgatgattgggtcaaggaccaatgcggctgagccgccatgacggatgctggtaggatggtccctacaatcaaaagtgatcaggcatgatgaccatgggttgaactttggggcgactggctccatcgcataaacgtccctaagtgcacgctttcgctccagTTTGAGGATGTGGGTAGCGTAGATCATGTTTATCGTTTTTACCTGGGgcggggggaatttcttctgtcccccagttttcggacgccggggctcctcatcatcatcgctatgcagcgccttgtccttgttctcggcatttatcttgccggcctgtttgaacatccaacaatctctgttagtgtgattggctggtttatcgggggtgccgtgaatctggcacgagcgatcgagtatgcggtccaaactggacgatcccggattgtttcttttaaacggcttcttccactgaccagatttggagttgctgaatctggcattgactgccgtttcttcggcattgtcgccattgttccgacgcttatgtctattgcgccgtggctttctgttattgtcgcggacatctgaagtgccagagtttcctggcgcggtgttactgcgagccagccagctgtcctcgcccgcgcaaaagcgggtcattagtgtcgtaagggccgccatggacttcggcttttctt
This genomic window contains:
- the LOC123161189 gene encoding peroxidase P7, whose amino-acid sequence is MAATAVRCLLMAAAVLAPLFAGSEGAFLSSKFYDRRCPSLQTIVRSAMTQAVAAEPRMGASILRLFFHDCFVNGCDASILLDDTANFTGEKNAGPNANSVRGYDVIDTIKAQVEAVCKATVSCADIVALAARDSVNLLGGPTWAVQLGRRDARNASQSAANSNLPSAGSSLAGLIATFGSKGLTPRDMTALSGAHTIGQARCATFRDRIYNDTNIDAKFAALRKQTCPQTGGDATLAPIDVSTPTWFDTTYFENLANKQGLFHSDQELYNGGSQDVLVRVYMRNPDIFALDFAKAMGKMGSLMPSADTPTEIRLDCKKIN